A genomic segment from Aegilops tauschii subsp. strangulata cultivar AL8/78 chromosome 1, Aet v6.0, whole genome shotgun sequence encodes:
- the LOC109741832 gene encoding protein FAR1-RELATED SEQUENCE 5-like yields the protein MAKAIPQSFPNTVHKLCRWHIMKKYREYLALLYKKYKSFKEEFTAILNWPLMPTEFEDAWAELVHNYNLENDQMMMQLWSDRKMWISAYYKNIFCARMTSTQRSESMNHVLKKGFVKGTQNLHKFARRVNACTNPVTKTTYGYEEDMSIKYTRAVYTEMRNRMRTATLFRAKRTAEPTKYLVYYHNKPGHDDEERFSWSKHEFQVVADPENEIYECECKLWTHTGQFCLHIMNILDYLKPYKFPNKYILKRYTKTAKSQPTFDTRDYNTTASDGSSRLSKQDILLQLNLMVNKKAMRCDQQYDRAYYVLKRLVEELDAIHSANQADADERMAEEDAEIEDDLHYYAAEMLNAAAEANQCKQGDGQSMEQ from the exons ATGGCGAAAGCTATACCACAATCATTTCCAAACACTGTCCACAAGCTATGCCGTTGGCACATCATGAAGAAGTACAGGGAATACCTCGCGTTGCTGTACAAAAAGTATAAATCATTCAAAGAGGAGTTCACAGCTATATTAAACTGGCCGTTGATGCCAACGGAgtttgaagatgcctgggctgAACTCGTGCACAACTACAACCTGGAGAACGACCAGATGATGATGCAGCTCTGGAGTGATAGGAAGATGTGGATTTCAGCATATTACAAGAACATTTTCTGTGCTAGAATGACTTCCACACAACGAAGCGAGAGTATGAACCACGTGCTAAAGAAAGGGTTTGTCAAGGGGACCCAGAACCTACACAAGTTTGCTAGGCGGGTCAATGCTTGC ACCAATCCTGTGACAAAAACAACTTACGGCTACGAGGAAGACATGTCTATCAAGTACACGAGAGCCGTGTACACCGAGATGAGGAATAGGATGAGAACGGCCACGCTATTTCGCGCAAAGCGTACAGCAGAGCCCACTAAGTACCTTGTGTACTACCACAACAAGCCTGGCCATGATGATGAAGAAAGATTTTCCTGGTCAAAGCATGAATTCCAGGTTGTAGCTGACCCAGAGAATGAAATATACGAGTGTGAATGCAAGCTCTGGACACACACAG GCCAGTTCTGCCTTCACATCATGAACATACTAGACTACCTCAAGCCTTACAAATTTCCAAACAAGTATATCCTCAAACGGTACACAAAGACTGCAAAATCACAACCAACCTTTGATACAAGGGACTACAACACAACCGCATCGGATGGCAGCTCAAGGCTATCGAAGCAAGACATCTTGCTGCAGCTGaatttgatggttaacaagaaaGCGATGAGATGTGACCAGCAATACGACAGAGCCTACTATGTTCTCAAGAGGCTCGTGGAAGAGCTTGATGCAATACATTCAGCAAATCAAGCGGATGCTGACGAAAGGATGGCTGAAGAGGACGCTGAAATTGAAGATGACCTTCATTATTATGCAGCTGAAATGCTCAACGCCGCCGCTGAAGCCAACCAATGCAAGCAGGGTGATGGCCAATCAATGGAGCAGTGA